The Methanoregula boonei 6A8 genome has a window encoding:
- the cooS gene encoding anaerobic carbon-monoxide dehydrogenase catalytic subunit, producing MAEQEPKPVLVRERIDVCELDRARMSLMNPALIEQKKKERTIDENAKPLIEMALREGFETVWDRYEMQQPSCKYCEAGLSCARCTMGPCRIIPPHRIRGVCGADADLIVSRNLLDMIATGSAAHSDHGRDIVETLYLVGMGTATDYGIADEDKLRLLAQEFGIANDKKSAKEIAALLGRAMLEEYGMTRNTLQCLSRAPKATQEIWDAAGITPRGIDREVVDSMHRVQMGVGADYTNILLQGLRCSLSDGWGGSMLGTDVSDVLFGTPSIRESKVNLAVLKKDHVNIAVHGHNPVLSEMVVKAVTDPELVALAKKNGAAGINLVGLCCTGSELLMRKGVPMSGNHLNQELVIMTGALEAMIVDYQCIFPSLPRTASCFHTLIVSTSPKAKIPGSYFFDFSPDKGLVTAKAIVRMAVENFKNRNPARVNIPGSPVPLMTGFSNEAIKKALGGSFKPLINLIAAGKIRGAVGIVGCNNPHVKHDYGHVELTKALIKKNILCVETGCAAIASGKAGLLMPSAAAMAGDDLRAVCESLKIPPVLHMGSCVDNSRILVLAAELGNALNVPIHKLPIAGAAPEWYSQKAVSIGAYFVASGVYTVLGVMPHISGSPAVVSLLTDGLKGAVNANFAVEPDPVKAADLIADHIEKKRTGLGI from the coding sequence ATGGCAGAACAGGAACCCAAACCCGTACTGGTCCGGGAACGGATCGATGTCTGTGAGCTGGACAGGGCCCGGATGTCTCTGATGAACCCTGCGCTCATCGAGCAGAAAAAAAAGGAGCGCACGATCGATGAGAACGCCAAGCCCCTGATCGAAATGGCGCTGCGGGAAGGTTTCGAGACGGTCTGGGACCGGTACGAGATGCAGCAGCCGTCCTGCAAGTACTGTGAGGCCGGGCTCTCCTGCGCCCGGTGCACTATGGGACCGTGCCGGATCATCCCGCCCCACCGGATCCGGGGCGTCTGCGGGGCCGATGCGGACCTGATCGTATCCCGCAACCTCCTGGATATGATCGCCACCGGTTCTGCAGCCCATTCCGACCACGGTCGCGACATCGTCGAAACACTCTATCTCGTGGGAATGGGAACGGCCACGGATTACGGCATCGCTGACGAAGATAAGCTGCGCCTCCTTGCACAGGAGTTCGGTATCGCTAATGATAAGAAATCCGCAAAAGAGATCGCAGCCCTGCTCGGGCGTGCCATGCTCGAAGAGTACGGCATGACCAGGAACACACTCCAGTGCCTCAGCCGGGCCCCAAAAGCCACGCAGGAGATCTGGGATGCAGCCGGCATCACACCCCGGGGCATCGACCGCGAGGTCGTGGACAGCATGCACCGGGTCCAGATGGGGGTGGGTGCGGATTATACCAATATCCTGTTACAGGGCCTGCGCTGCAGCCTCTCTGACGGCTGGGGCGGCTCGATGCTGGGGACCGATGTCTCGGATGTTCTCTTTGGGACCCCGTCCATCCGGGAATCGAAGGTCAACCTTGCAGTGCTCAAAAAGGATCATGTCAACATCGCCGTCCACGGCCATAACCCGGTCCTCTCCGAGATGGTGGTAAAGGCTGTCACCGATCCCGAACTTGTGGCGCTTGCAAAGAAAAACGGCGCGGCGGGCATCAACCTTGTGGGGCTCTGCTGCACGGGAAGCGAGCTCCTGATGCGCAAGGGCGTTCCCATGTCCGGCAACCATCTCAACCAGGAACTGGTTATCATGACCGGGGCGCTCGAAGCAATGATCGTAGATTACCAGTGCATCTTTCCCTCCCTGCCACGGACGGCAAGCTGCTTCCACACGCTTATTGTCTCCACCAGTCCCAAGGCAAAAATCCCGGGCTCGTATTTCTTTGACTTTTCCCCGGACAAGGGCCTGGTGACCGCAAAGGCGATTGTCCGCATGGCCGTTGAGAATTTCAAAAACCGGAACCCGGCACGGGTCAACATCCCGGGAAGCCCCGTACCGCTCATGACCGGTTTCTCCAACGAGGCGATAAAAAAAGCCCTGGGCGGCTCTTTCAAGCCCCTCATCAATCTCATTGCGGCCGGGAAGATCCGGGGGGCAGTCGGGATCGTGGGCTGCAACAACCCGCATGTGAAGCATGATTACGGCCACGTGGAGCTCACAAAAGCGCTGATCAAAAAGAACATCCTCTGTGTCGAGACCGGCTGTGCTGCGATCGCTTCAGGAAAGGCCGGCCTCCTCATGCCCTCTGCTGCCGCCATGGCCGGGGATGACCTGAGGGCAGTTTGTGAGTCCCTGAAAATCCCGCCCGTGCTCCACATGGGTTCCTGTGTGGACAACTCGCGTATCCTCGTGCTTGCCGCAGAGCTGGGTAATGCCCTCAATGTCCCGATCCACAAGCTGCCGATTGCCGGGGCGGCACCGGAGTGGTACTCGCAGAAAGCCGTCTCCATCGGCGCATACTTTGTTGCCTCCGGGGTCTATACCGTGCTTGGCGTCATGCCGCATATCTCGGGAAGTCCGGCGGTGGTGTCGCTCCTGACCGATGGCCTTAAGGGTGCGGTAAACGCAAACTTTGCCGTGGAGCCAGACCCGGTAAAGGCAGCAGACCTCATCGCGGACCATATCGAGAAGAAACGCACCGGGCTGGGGATCTGA
- a CDS encoding ATP-binding protein, whose protein sequence is MPEDARHKERGIRVVITGKGGVGKTTLAALLSHLFAQDGKRVLAIDSDPQQNLAATLGIPKARAEGIIPVSESPSYLREKMGAGPDLSLGGLFSLNPDISDVIDRFSVPAGENVRLLVMGGVKEAGGGCLCPEYTLLAAILRQMQVFDDDVVILDTSAGLEHFGRAIAEGFTSAVVVTDPTYNAVSVARKSAVLAHQLGIENVILVINRSEDNTTIRNVCGGEGGFAEFTQTVVLPFDPVVRRTEPSVISLAGSDSAFVSNVRILLAAIAGRCEKWSPPAR, encoded by the coding sequence ATGCCTGAAGATGCCCGGCATAAGGAAAGGGGAATCCGGGTAGTCATCACCGGGAAAGGCGGTGTGGGAAAGACCACGCTTGCGGCGCTCCTCTCCCATCTTTTTGCACAGGATGGAAAACGGGTCCTTGCCATAGACAGCGACCCCCAGCAGAACCTTGCGGCAACGCTTGGGATCCCAAAAGCCCGGGCAGAAGGGATTATTCCGGTCTCTGAAAGCCCTTCATATCTCCGCGAGAAGATGGGGGCCGGCCCGGATCTCTCCTTGGGCGGGCTGTTTTCCCTCAATCCCGATATCAGCGATGTGATCGATCGTTTCTCCGTGCCTGCGGGAGAAAATGTCAGGTTGCTGGTCATGGGTGGGGTAAAAGAGGCCGGGGGCGGATGCCTCTGCCCCGAGTATACGCTGCTTGCCGCGATACTGCGACAGATGCAGGTATTCGACGACGATGTGGTTATTCTCGATACCTCAGCGGGCCTCGAACATTTCGGGCGGGCGATAGCCGAAGGGTTCACGAGCGCCGTGGTGGTGACTGACCCCACCTATAATGCGGTCTCCGTTGCCCGGAAATCCGCAGTGCTCGCACACCAGCTCGGAATCGAAAACGTGATCCTGGTCATCAACCGGTCAGAGGATAACACCACAATCCGCAATGTCTGCGGTGGTGAGGGGGGTTTTGCTGAATTCACGCAGACGGTTGTCCTGCCCTTCGATCCCGTGGTGCGCCGGACCGAACCTTCGGTTATCTCCCTTGCCGGCAGTGATTCGGCATTTGTCAGCAATGTCCGGATACTTCTTGCAGCCATTGCAGGCCGGTGCGAGAAATGGTCGCCACCTGCACGATAA
- the nudC gene encoding NAD(+) diphosphatase: MNATISHQHFTHHAVFAAHALSARFPIPLEIPPGALFVLVFGHGIVLPEGRDQRIFWEKSALPGACAAGQTEYLGHRGDIPWYAVTLPDGTVVPGGRIVSNIRELYGQVPDEDLAIASYAVRISCSAAASRFCGRCGHTTEPARTERAWRCPACGLVVYPRISPAIIVLIMRGEEILLARSPRFPPERYSVIAGFAEPGETLEHAVCREVQEEVGISVKNIRYFASEPWPFPDSLMIGFTAEYDAGEVTIDNNEIVSAGWYRRENLPDLPAPMSISRALIDGWIQRKGLGR, encoded by the coding sequence ATGAACGCCACCATCTCACACCAGCATTTTACGCATCACGCGGTCTTTGCGGCTCATGCGCTCTCTGCCCGCTTCCCAATCCCTTTGGAAATCCCGCCCGGGGCGCTCTTTGTTCTTGTTTTCGGGCATGGGATCGTACTGCCCGAAGGGAGAGATCAGCGCATCTTCTGGGAAAAAAGCGCCTTACCCGGGGCCTGCGCTGCAGGACAAACAGAATACCTTGGTCACCGGGGGGATATTCCGTGGTATGCAGTCACTCTCCCGGATGGCACGGTTGTCCCGGGCGGGCGGATCGTTTCCAACATCCGCGAGCTTTACGGGCAGGTTCCTGATGAGGATCTTGCCATTGCCTCATATGCAGTCAGGATTTCGTGCTCTGCTGCGGCAAGCCGGTTCTGCGGCAGGTGCGGCCATACCACCGAACCGGCCCGAACGGAACGGGCGTGGCGCTGCCCGGCCTGCGGCCTTGTGGTCTATCCCCGCATCTCTCCGGCCATCATTGTCCTTATTATGCGGGGAGAGGAGATCCTGCTTGCCCGCTCCCCCCGGTTTCCGCCTGAAAGGTATTCCGTGATTGCCGGCTTTGCAGAACCCGGGGAAACACTTGAGCATGCGGTCTGCCGCGAAGTACAGGAAGAAGTGGGAATATCAGTAAAAAATATACGCTATTTTGCCAGTGAACCCTGGCCCTTTCCGGATTCACTCATGATTGGCTTTACCGCCGAGTACGATGCCGGGGAAGTTACTATAGATAATAACGAGATCGTTTCCGCGGGATGGTACAGGCGCGAAAATCTCCCGGATCTCCCTGCCCCAATGAGTATCTCGCGGGCGCTTATCGACGGATGGATACAGCGCAAGGGACTTGGCCGCTGA